The region AGGGAAAGTGGAACTGACTATCTTGCCTATGCACTTATTGATTCAATTGTAGATAGTTATTTTCATATATTAGAAAAAAAAGGTGAAGAAATAGAAGGACTTGAAGACTCGGTTGTTCTTAATCCAGATAAAAATGATATTCAAACAATTCATTTATTAAGAAGAGAAATGATTCTGCTGCGAAGGGCTATCTGGCCTTTAAGAGAGGTAATATCATCTTTACAAAGAAATGAAATTGAGTTTTTCGATGAGAAAATAAGAGTCTATCTGCGTGACGTTTATGACCATACAATCCAGGTTATTGATACAATTGAATCTTACCGCGATATGATTGTTGGTATGCTTGATACCTATCTTTCAAGCACAAGCAACAAACTAAATGAAGTAATGAAAGTACTAACAGTTATTTCTACTATGTTTATTCCTCTTACATTTATTGCTGGTGTTTTTGGAATGAATTTTAAAAATTTTCCCGAGCTTGGGCTTGAGTGGATGTATCCCTGGGGCTTCTGGGCTTTTACAATACTAATTATAGCCGGTATGACTCTTTTTTTCAAACACAAAAAATGGTTTTAGCATTTAAAAATGTGTGCTTTAACAAGCGGTTAATAAAAAACTTGCTATTGCTCTGAAAAAGATTATCTTACTATCAATTCAAAATTCTAATAAATTTAAAAAAATCCTGAGTGCTTTAAGTTTGTAGAACTTAAGTTTTTTTCTCAGGTATTTAACTGTATAGTTTTATTATTACTTAAACTTTGATCCAGAACTAATTTGAGATTATAGAAAACAAGCATTTTAGTTATCGATTTTGAACAGGAGTTTCGATGGAAAAATATCAAATAGTAATAGCCGATAATGGTGAACCTGCCTTAGTCTGTACCTTATCTGCCAGAAGTACTTATAGCGATAAAAGTATTGCGATTATAAAAACCGATAAAAGAAATACTATCATTGAGGAAATACTGACTCCTGTTACAGGTACTTTTAATAATATGTTCAATATCTTTTATGATGATATTGCCTCCAGAGATAAAAATAAAATTGTTTTAACAAGCGGCAGAATTATAGAATTTGAAAAGCTTGTTCTTGCCAGCGGCTCACGTGCTATTGAACCACCAATTGAAGGAATAAACAAATCTGGTGTAATTCTTATAAATAAAGATGTTGAACTGATCAGAAAGACAAAAAAGGAAGCTGTTTGTGCTGAAAACATTGTTGTATATGGCGGGGGCTATATCGGTGTAGAGCTTTGCGATGAATTACTCAGGCTGGGGAAAAGAGTAACTATTATAGAAAAATCAACACGGTTAATGCCGTCTTCTTTTGATGCCGAAATAAGTTATAAGATAAAAGAAGTGATCGAAAATCTTGGCGGCCGTGTTATTCTTGATTCCAAGATCAGGCAGGTTATCGGTCTTGATTCTGTAACAGGTGTTAAGCTAAACTCAGATGTGGTAGTAGATTGTGATTTTCTAATGATCTGTGCAGGCTCAAGACCAAATGTAGATATGGCTGAAAAGCTTGGAATTATTTACGATAAAGACAGAGGGATTCTTATTGATGAGTACTTTAGGACATCCGACAAAAATATTTACGCAGTGGGTGATTGTGCTGCAAAACATGATTTTTTTGCCAGTGACCTTTCAAATGTTTTAACCTATTCTTCCAAATTAGAAGAAGCAAAATTACTTGGAGCTAATTTATATTCAATAATTTTTAACCGTGGAAAAATGATCAGCTATCTTTCTGAAAAGACGGATATAAAATCAAAAATCTTAAACGAACTTAAAAATTTGGAGATAACCGATGCCTCAGAAACTTATTTACATTTGTCAAAATTGTAAAAGCGAGTGGGATGCTGAAGATAAATTAAAAACCTGCAGATTTTGCGGAAGTCTAAAGGTTTATAAAAGCTTTAATCATCAAAGAGCTGCTAAAAAAAGCAGAAGCAAACAACGGTGGGCTTACAAAACAAGATAACACTTTATTGTTTTCTGTTTTTTCAATTACCTTCATATATTTGTTCCGGACAACATTAAATTTTAGTATTAATTTTTATCACTACATCCGGAACGTACTTAATGGCAAATAAAAACAGACCCTCCTGGGATGAATACTTTTTAAAACTTGCAATGCTTGCTTCTGAAAGGGCTAGCTGCCCAAGAATGCACTGCGGATGCGTACTTGTTAAAGAAAGATTTGTTCTTGCAACCGGCTACAATGGCTCGCTGCCCGGTCAACCGCACTGCGAAGATGTTGGATGCTTAATCGTTGATAATCATTGTGTGCGGACAAATCATGCTGAAATAAATGCTCTGGTGCAGGCAACACGACATGGAGTCAATGTTTTTGGAGCAACTGCTTATATAACAAATATGTCCTGTACCACCTGTGCAAAAGCACTAATAGCTGCGGGAATAAAACGTGTTGTGGTGTTTTCAGATTTTCATGATACTCTTGCAACACAATTTTATTCGGATGCTGGTGTTGAAATTGTTAAAATGGATATGCCAGATACACAGATTAATTATGATCTGCTAAACTATTCATCTGCAAAGAAAACTGAAAAATCTTTGTAACTATTTAAATCTTGCTTATAGTTTATATAATCAGCAATTTGCTTAAACTGCTGTGAAAAGGGTTAACCTGAAGTTCAATCAACACTCAGATTTTTGAAAAATATTTTTTTATTGAAATTACTCTTTTAAAAAACAGAGAGTTTTTACTTAGGAAAATAGATTTATTTGCTCCATTCGGAAAATAGTACCATCTTATTTTTCCATAAGCGTTAGAACATTTTCTTGTGTGGTTTATCATATACTCAATCGGATCAGGGCTGCTATTATTGATAAGATATAATTCAATCTCCCGAAGAGCTTCAGTAAATATCTTTTTTAATAAATCAATATCATCCTGAAAGTTTAGTAAAAACTCAACTACAAAAATTTTATGCTTACAGATTCCAATCCTTGCTATGGGTCTGGTTATATAACCATACTTAAGCTCAAAGTACCTGTCTGACACATCTACTTTGCCGGGCTGCCAGCTCCAGTAATCATCAGCCATTTTGTTAATCCACAATTGTAAATGGATAAGGTTTTATATTAATAACAGATTTCAACAAAAAAATTATTCTGATAATAATATCTTTAATAAAAACAGAAACAGTTTCTTTCCGGTCTCAAATATCAAAGCCCTGATAATTGCCGAATGGAAAAAATCTTTTATGAGCTTTGTGCTGTTCTATGATGGCTCACAAATTTATTGTACAATAGTAATCCGATAATTGTAACTACGCCAATCATACTGAAAACTATCCACAGTGTTGCTGGTTGATTAAGCTTATCAACAAAATGGACATAAAGATTTGCACCAAGTATTCCGCCGATAAAGCTTCCTAAAACTCCATACAAAAATGAGTATCCCAGGTATAGAGCTTTTTTATCTTCGGGTGCGATAAGACCAACATAGCTTATAAACTTTGGATGAGCTGTCATTTCACCAATTGAGAAAATTGTAATGCCAAGCATAAAAATCCAGATATTGGTATTGATAGCAAGTATTGCCATACCTGCAGTGCCCATTGCAATCCCTGTAATCATAGTAGGCAGCGCTTTTGTATTCTTTACTATATTTGAAACAATTATCTGAAGCAGAATTATTGTTCCAGCGTTAATTACCGTAACATGCTCAACATCAAATTTCCAGTTTAGACTTACTCCCATTCCGTTAAACAATCCGTTAACAAAATTGTTAAGAGATGTTGCATCAACATATTTTTGTACATACCATAAAACAGAATCAAACATCTGGAAGTATAGAATCCAAAAACCTGAGTAAATTACAATCAGTCCGATAAATCTGAAATCAGTCAGAACTAATACCGCTCCCTTTAAAACTTCGGCAAGAGTTTTTGCACTTTCTGGTCTTTTTGGTTCTTTGTAGATAAAAAAGGTAGGAATTAACATTGCAGCAGTTCCAATAGCAGATGCAACCATTACATACTGCCAGCCAAAAGTATTTTTAATATATGGAACAAGAATCAGCGGAAATAAAAATGCTCCAAGATTTATTGACCAATAAAAAATTCCAAAACCAAGCGTGCTGTTGCTTTCATTGGTTTCGCGTGCAATGGTTCCGGATATCATAGGTTTAAAAGCACCAGCGCCGATAGCCATAATAATTAAACTTCCAAAGACCATTGCATACTCTGTTGTCTGGCTGGTAAGAAAATATCCAAGACCAAGAAAAATAAATGCAAATGTCAGTACACGTTTATAACCGAATCTGTCTCCTATCGCGCCGGATAGAATAGGGAGGATATATAACATCGGTTGAATAACGCTTTTTATCACTCCAACACTTTCCTTAGTGTATTCTAATTGATCAGTCATATAAACAGAAAGAATACTCATCATTCCGTAATATGAACCGCGTTCAAAGAATTCCATTAATATTACTATCCAGTAATTGAGAGAGAAAGATTTGAATACAGATTTTTTAGCTTGTTGTTCAGTCATCATTTGTCCGTTTTATGTTTAATGGTTTGGATTATCGCCTGCAAAATTAGTGAAATGAGAATTAAGAAATAACAAAAAAGGCGACTCTGTTTTGAATCGCCTTTTAAAATAATCAATCGTCAGAGTTACTTGATCAGAACCATCTTCTTGGTGTCAGTAAATGTTTTGCCTCCTCCAACTGCTTTCATCTGGTAAATATATGTGCCCGATGTAAGTGTTGAAGCATTAAAGCTTGCTTTCTGATAACCGGCTTCCATAGTTCCGTTAACAAGCGTAGAAACCAATTCGCCAAGTGTATTGTAAACTGAAATTGTTACATCAGCTTTTTCAGGCAGTGAATATTCAATTGTTGTAACCGGATTGAATGGGTTTGGATAATTTTGATAAAGTGTATAATGATCAGGAGTATTTACTTCAACTTCTATAACAGGTGAATATTCAAATGTTCCATCCAAATCAACTTGTTTCAATCTGTAAGAGTAATTTCCAACAGCAAGTCCCTTATCAACATAATTATAAGTAGTTATTTCTGTTGTTGTTCCTTTACCGTTAACAAACGAGATATTAGTCCACTCGTCAGATCCTTTGAGCTGTCTTTGAATCTGAAATCCCGAGTTGTTTATTTCGGTTGCTGTTGACCAGTTAATACTAACATTATTTCTGTCTGAATTAGCCGTAAATCCAGTTAACTCAACCGGAATTACTGTTATCTCCATAGTAACAGGAACAGTAACCAGCGGATTTACTGGGTCGTTGCTTGCTACCTTCAAATCCATAGAATAATTACCAAGTGGAAAATCTTCACTCTTAAATGTTAATACAACTTTAGCACTGTTGCCATTAAATAATGTTCCGCCGTTTACATCGTTAGTAAGCCATTCTGGTTCAGCAGAAAATTGCAGTGCTTTATTATTGGCAGCATAATTGGCATTGTAAGCAACCAGCAATCCAACTGTGCCCGCAGCATTTTCAATTCCAACTGTTGCAGAGTTTAGTGTTCCGCTCATATTGTTATAGTAAACCATTATCTTACCGCTTGAGTAGAGAACTACCTGAAATGTTAAAGACCCCTGATTGGAATATCTGTGCCAGCCGGTAAACTGCACTATAAATCTGTTGCCGTCTTGTTTATAATGAACCGTACCGGAAGATACACCGTCAAGATCATCCCAGAATGGTGCGATAAATTCATTTGGTACTGCGGTACTTGGGATTGTAGCATTTGTATAGATGTTAGACGTTATTGGTGAAAATAATATTACTCCATTTGAACTGACATATATCTGAGTTTTAATATTTCCATAAAATTTAAAGTTAAAGCCTAATGGAAAAGGTCCTGCATATCCTTCATCTTTCGGGTTAAAAGTACTGGTTGCAGTCCAGTTTGTTACTAATGTTCCGGTAGAAACAATATCATCCCAAACATATTGAGGTCCGTTGGATTCATCGCTATCAATCCACTTATAACCAAATAAATCTGGTCCTCCCTGACCATCAATACTTACTCCGCCTATTTCCTTTGGATTATCCTTATCATCGTTACTGTTAATATCCACGCTGTTTCCAACCTGTGGAATTAGATAGGTGCTTATTGAACTTTCAGGGAAAGTATTGTTTTCCAATGTAACAGTAAAATCTAAAGTAGATGGATTTACAGAAACATTGGATATTGTAACAGTATCAACAACTATTTCAGCGGGACTTAATGTATGATGTATGCTCATCGGAGAAACAGATATTTGCGGAGCGCCTAATGTTGTTCCGCTGGCATTATTAGATAATCCTGACCAGTTG is a window of Ignavibacterium sp. DNA encoding:
- the corA gene encoding magnesium/cobalt transporter CorA, which translates into the protein MLDNAGKKIKHQTKKQLRKVARLIKNKPKNIGLAPGSLVYVGDKEKNPITISLFDYKAEHFEEKTISNLDELLNYKVSDTISWINVDGVHDVQILESIGKLFDIHPLTLEDILNTNQRPKVDEYSNYLYIVLRMFFMEEKDNSLKNEQVSFILTKNYLITFLEDAGDVFDPVRERLRKSATKMRESGTDYLAYALIDSIVDSYFHILEKKGEEIEGLEDSVVLNPDKNDIQTIHLLRREMILLRRAIWPLREVISSLQRNEIEFFDEKIRVYLRDVYDHTIQVIDTIESYRDMIVGMLDTYLSSTSNKLNEVMKVLTVISTMFIPLTFIAGVFGMNFKNFPELGLEWMYPWGFWAFTILIIAGMTLFFKHKKWF
- a CDS encoding NAD(P)/FAD-dependent oxidoreductase — protein: MEKYQIVIADNGEPALVCTLSARSTYSDKSIAIIKTDKRNTIIEEILTPVTGTFNNMFNIFYDDIASRDKNKIVLTSGRIIEFEKLVLASGSRAIEPPIEGINKSGVILINKDVELIRKTKKEAVCAENIVVYGGGYIGVELCDELLRLGKRVTIIEKSTRLMPSSFDAEISYKIKEVIENLGGRVILDSKIRQVIGLDSVTGVKLNSDVVVDCDFLMICAGSRPNVDMAEKLGIIYDKDRGILIDEYFRTSDKNIYAVGDCAAKHDFFASDLSNVLTYSSKLEEAKLLGANLYSIIFNRGKMISYLSEKTDIKSKILNELKNLEITDASETYLHLSKL
- a CDS encoding cytidine/deoxycytidylate deaminase family protein → MANKNRPSWDEYFLKLAMLASERASCPRMHCGCVLVKERFVLATGYNGSLPGQPHCEDVGCLIVDNHCVRTNHAEINALVQATRHGVNVFGATAYITNMSCTTCAKALIAAGIKRVVVFSDFHDTLATQFYSDAGVEIVKMDMPDTQINYDLLNYSSAKKTEKSL
- a CDS encoding MFS transporter, which produces MTEQQAKKSVFKSFSLNYWIVILMEFFERGSYYGMMSILSVYMTDQLEYTKESVGVIKSVIQPMLYILPILSGAIGDRFGYKRVLTFAFIFLGLGYFLTSQTTEYAMVFGSLIIMAIGAGAFKPMISGTIARETNESNSTLGFGIFYWSINLGAFLFPLILVPYIKNTFGWQYVMVASAIGTAAMLIPTFFIYKEPKRPESAKTLAEVLKGAVLVLTDFRFIGLIVIYSGFWILYFQMFDSVLWYVQKYVDATSLNNFVNGLFNGMGVSLNWKFDVEHVTVINAGTIILLQIIVSNIVKNTKALPTMITGIAMGTAGMAILAINTNIWIFMLGITIFSIGEMTAHPKFISYVGLIAPEDKKALYLGYSFLYGVLGSFIGGILGANLYVHFVDKLNQPATLWIVFSMIGVVTIIGLLLYNKFVSHHRTAQSS